Part of the Maridesulfovibrio sp. genome, TCATGAGCAGGATGGAGCGTTTGCGGCCCAGTTTATCACTCAGGCTACCCCAGATGATGCGTCCCAGTCCGTTTGCGAGGCTGAAGAAGACAGCCATGGCTGTACCGGCAATGGCACTTGCTTCAGCCATGCTGTGTCCGGATGCCTGCAAAGCTTCCATGGGGTAGAGTTTCATAAGTCCGATTGACATGAGACCTGCTGCCGCACTGAAGGTGAAAGTGACGAAAATGAGGTAGAATTGCGGAGTGCGGAGCATTTCAGTGGTGCTGAAATTTTCTTCTTCAGCATCGTTTGCGGCTGCAGCGTTAGTTTCAGGGTGGTAGCCCTCAGGTGCCCAGCCTTCCGGGGGAAAGCGCATAAAGATCCCGCCTGCTGCGATCATCAGGCAAAAGAGAACTCCATATACTGAGAAGGTGGAGGAAAGGCCGATTGAGGCGATCAGGTTGCCCCATGCCCCGGCCAGTTTAACCCATGCCATGGCACCGAAGCCGAATCCGGCTACAGCCAGACCGGTGATAAATCCTTTCTTATCAGGGAACCAGCGCATGCCGACGGCAATGGGAACCACGTAACCAAGGCCGATTCCTGCGCCGCCGATGAGACCGATGAAGAGACAGATAGCGGTAAAGCTTGTGCCGCCGATGAGACCTGCAAGAGCGTAACCAGCTCCCAGTACGAGCGCACTGAGGAAAGAGAGTTTCATGGGCCCCCACTGAGCGAGTTTTTTACCTGCCCATACCATGGAGATGGCAAAACTGACCAGCGCGATGGAAAATACAGCCTGAGTCTGGAATTTGTTCCATCCAGCCGCAACCAGTGATGGGGTGAATACCGACCATGCGTAGATTGCACCGAGTGCCAATTGCATCAGCACTGCACCAACTACGGCAAACCATCTGTTCATCACTTTTGTGTCACTCATTTCGTCCCCCGATATAGTAGTGTTATGTGTTTTTTCCAATCCGGGTATTTCTGCTGTTCTCCTTATCCGTGTAGTCATAAAAGCATGACTGGTTTATTGGTGCATTCTATTTTCGGTGAACGGGAGTTTGAATTGTGTTTTTCTTGTGTTGCTTTGTCTTTTTGCCGTTTGCCCCTTGATTTACTCCGTTTATGGGTGTTTTTCGGGAGTATTATGTTAATCGATAACTATATCCGCAAATGATTGCCGCCAGCCCTTGGGATGAATTTCTGTTCCGGGGTTCAGGTAGCCGATAGCTATAAGCATGGGAATCCAATAATTCTCAGGTATGTTGAACTCCTTGCGCACCCCTTGAAGGTCGAAGCCGTCCATGGGATGGGATTCCAGACCGTTGGCAGTGGCTGCGTACATCAGCGACATTGCAAACAGCCCGGTGTTTTTGTTGGCAAAGGCTTGTGCTGCCATTTCATCACGACCGTATAAGCCTTGAGTTACTCCGGCGAACCATCCTTTTTGTTCTGTCTGCATTTTTCCTGATGCGACGAAATTGTTGAAAACATTTTCAACAGTGGGGTTTTCCAGCTTCCACCCATCGCGGTCAGCAAGTACTATGAGGATTACCGGAGCTTCGGTTACTTTGGGCTGATCAAAGGCTAGTGCACGAAGAGCCTTTTTCCGATCCATGTCACGTATAACTTTCAGTTTCCAAGGCTGCAAATTGTAGCTTGATGGTGCGTTGCCTGCCTGCTCAATGATTTTCTCCAACAGTTTTTGATCAACATCACGTGTCGGGTCGAAGTAGTTTACCGCTCTCCGTTTTTCCAGAATTTGTGGGAATTCCATTTTATAATCCTTGTGGTTTAGGGTGTTTAATAAAAGTTCCGTTCTTATATTCCTGAAAAGCTTTGTCCAACTCTTCCGCAGTATGCATGACAATAGGACCGCGCCAGTAAATCATTTCATTAATCGGTTTTCCGGTCAGCAAGAGGAAACTGATCGTGCTGTTGCCTGCCTTGACTGCCAGTTCGTCGCCTTCATCGAAAAGCACAAGTGACCTGTTTTCAACTTTCTGTCCGTTAACAGTTCCATTGCCTGCGGTGATATAAACAAAGGCGGTGTATTCCCGCTTGGTGGGGTGGATAAATTCAAGTCCTGCGGGAACTGTTACATCCAGATATTCCGGGTCAATGCCGATGCCTTTGGCCGGACCTTTTGCCCCGTCTACCTTTCCGGCAATAATTTTGATGCTTGTGCCGTCTTCACGATTAATGACCGGGATGTCTTGGGATGGGATTTCCCGGTATTCAGGATCGGTCATTTTGTTTTCGGAGCTTAAATTGGCCCAGAGTTGAAATCCGTGCATTGAACCGTTTTTATCGCCCTTGGGCATTTCCTGATGGATGATTCCGCTGCCCGCAGTCATCCACTGAACGCTTCCGGCCCCGGTAACTGCCGTATTGCCGAGACTGTCCCCGTGTTCAACATCCCCTTTCAAGAGGTAGGTGATGGTTTCAATACCCCGGTGCGGATGCCACGGGAAGCCTTTTAAATAATCTCCAGGATTGTCGGACCGAAAGTCATCAAGCATAAGGAAAGGGTCGAAAAGGGAGGCTTCAAAATATCCGAAGGCCCGATGCAGTTTTACTCCGGCACCTTCGTGAACCGGTTCACCATAAAATATCTGTTCGATTTCTCGCCGCATTGCATACTCCTGCACTAAGTGTACTGAGATAATTATTTCTCATGGTAACAGCATGGATTGTATTTGCAAGAGCGGGGGCAAAAAAATAGACCGGAATATGCGATGCTTCCATAGCCACCTTCCACAATAGATAGAAGCATTTTTCGTATATCCCGGTCTCATCCGGTCAGGCTGTTATCGACAGCCTATTTCGTATGGTTAGAGCTGCTGAACTATTGCCCGGTCCTGAATAGAACCGGGCAACTTCCGGGCACCTTTTGCCATACTTATGGATTCATTATTTCTTCATAACCTTCGATGAGATCGGTCACTACTGAAGGATCAGCCAGTGTCGAAGTGTCGCCGAGGTTCGAAGTGTCGCCTTCAACGATCTTGCGCAGGATTCGGCGCATGATCTTACCGCTGCGGGTCTTGGGCAGGGAGGGAGCAAACTGGATTACTTCCGGTGCTGCCAGAGGGCCGATTTCTTTGCGGACGTGCATACGCAGGTCTTTGATCAGATCATCGTCCTCATCGTATTCAGCCTTGAGGGTTACATAGGCGTAGATGGACTGGCCTTTAACCTCATGAGGCATACCTACAACAGCTGCTTCTGAAACTGCCGGGTGGGAAACCAGTGCGGATTCGATTTCTGCAGTACCCAGCCTGTGGCCGGAAACGTTGATAACGTCATCTACACGGCCCATGATCCAGAAGTATCCGTCTTCATCCCTGCGTGCTCCGTCGCCGGATTCGTATACGCCGGGGAAGCCCTGAAAGTATTGCTCTTTGAAGCGTTGTTTGTTGCCCCAGACTCCGCGCAGCATACCGGGCCACGGTTTACGGATAACGAGGAAGCCGCCTTCGTTGGGACCGACTTCTTCGCCGTGGCGGTCCACAATTGCCGCATCAATACCTGGCAGCGGGAGGGTTGCTGAACCTGGTTTAAGCGGGGTGGCATACGGCAGGGGAGAAAGAATATGTCCGCCTGTTTCTGTTTGCCACCAGGTATCAACGATGGGCAGTTTTTCGTCACCGATATTTTCGTGGTACCACATCCATGCTTCGGGGTTGATGGGCTCACCAACCGTGCCGAGAATGCGCAGGCTGGAGAGATCGTATTTCTTGGTCCACTGGTCGCCTTCGCGCATGAGTGCACGGATTGCGGTAGGAGCGGTGTAGAAAATATTTACCCTGAATTTTTCGCAGACCTGCCAGAATCTTGCCGGGTCCGGGTAGGTCGGCACGGATTCAAACATGATGCTGGTAGCACCGAGGGCCAGCGGTCCGTATACAATGTATGAATGTCCGGTTACCCAGCCGATATCGGCGGTGCACCAGTGAACATCATCATCTTTAAGATCAAAGACCCATTGGCAGGTATGGGCTGCGTAAGTCATATAGCCGCCGGTGGTGTGGAAAACTCCCTTGGGTTTACCGGTACTGCCTGAGGTGTAGAGGATGAAGAGCGGATCTTCGGAATCCATCAGTTCGTAGGGGCAGTTGTCGGTGATTTCCGGGTCTTCCATGAGTTCGGCCCAGAGGAGGTCACGGCCTTCAACTATTTCAATTTCATTGTTGGCTCTAGGAACGACAATGCACTGCTCAACAGAGGGGCACTCCTTGAGTGCTTCATCGGAGTTGGGCTTGAGCGGGATTTTTCTACCGCCGCGCAGAACGCCGTCACCGGTGATGTGTACTTTTGCGCCGCAGTCGTTGATGCGGTCACGCAGACTGTTGGAGCTGAAGCCTGCGAAAATGATGGAATGGGGTGCGCCGATTCGGGTACAAGCCAGCATTGCGATAGCCAGTTCCGGGATCATGGGCAGGTAAATGGATACTCGGTCTCCTTTCTGCACGCCCAGTTTTTTGAGCACGTTGGCAAAGCGGCATACTTCGCGGTGGAGCATGTCGTAAGTATAGACTTTTACTTCATGGTCTTCCTCGCCCTGCCAGATGAGTGCGGCCTTGTTGCGACGGCCGTTTTCAATGTGGCGGTCAAGGCAGTTGGCGGACGCATTGAGCTTGCCGCCTTCAAACCATTTGATTTCCGGTTTGTCGAAATCATAATCAAGAACGTTATCCCACTTCTTGTCCCATGTGAGCAGTTCGTCAGCGCGTTCGGCCCAGAATCCTTCCATGTCGTTGATGGAACGGTCATAGATGGCTTTGTATTCTTCAAGGCTTTTCACGCATGCGCCGGGAAAATCGGCAGGAGGATTAAAGAGTCTGTTCTCTTTGGAGAGACTTTCAATTTTGTGTTCTTCAGTCATGAGGTGGCCTCCTGAGGTCTTTTTTAAAGTGCATGTGTCAGCAGAAAATTATTACCGGATGTCTAGAGTTATATACATTTTTCCGTTTGCCTGCACATGCTTTTCGATAAACGGCGGCAGAAAATCACTTAGCGGGAGTAAAAACCGTTTGGCGGAAAGTTTGTGCCGTTTACCCGCAGAAGATACCGTTTGCTGTGAGTAGCGTTGTCTGCGTAGTTAAGGTATACCCTTAAAAAGATAACAAATAAACCTTACGAAGGGCTGCCGGAGGCATCTTTCATGAAAGCGCTAGTCATAAATCTTACCCGATTCGGAGATCTTTTACAGACCCAGCCGGTAATCACTGCCCTTGCTGATCAGGGCTACGAAGTCGGGGTTATGTGTTTGAAAAATTTTGCCGGGGCTACCCAGCTCCTGCGCAATGTGGCTCGGACTTTTTCACTGCCCGGAGCCTCTCTTTTGGCTTCTCTTGACCGGGACTGGCGCGAGGCAATTAATGTATTTGAATCATATTGCACCGAAATTGAAGAATCGTTTGATCCGGCACTGGTAATAAACCTGACCCCATCCGTTTCAGCGCGGTTGATTACCCTCAGGCTGGGTAGGGGGCGTGAAGTTCGCGGTTTTGCCATGGACGATTTCGGATTCAATGCCGACACTTCCAGCTGGGCCGAATTTCTGCAAATGGCGTCCGCCAACCGCGGCTCCAGTCCTTTTAATGTGGTTGATCTCTTCTGCAAAGTCGCCGGAATTAATCGGCCCGCACCTTTTGAACTGGCTGACCCTGCACCGGAAATGAAGGTTGCGGCCCTGAAAATGCTGGAGAATCCTGCTCCCGGAGCAAAGGGTTTTGTTGGCTTTCAACCCGGAGCCAGTGAGGACCGCAGGCGGTGGCCGGTTGAGCATTTCAGGAAGCTTGGCCGCAGGCTGTGGAAGGAAAAGCGATTGGTCCCGGTTCTGCTTGGTACTGAAGGCGAGAAGATGTTGGGTGAGCGTATTCTGCAGGGAGCTGAATTTCCGTCCGTAAATCTTATGGGAGGGACATCCCTGCCGGAGCTTGCGGCAGTCCTGCGCCGATTAGACCTGCTGGTGACCAACGATACCGGAACAATGCACCTCGCTGCCGGGTCCGGTACTCCGCTGGCGGCTATTTTTCTCGCAACTGCACAGCCGTGGGACACTGGTCCTGCTGCTGCAAACCTGTGCTGTTTTGAGCCTGATCTTGATTGCCATCCCTGTCCATTTGGTAAGAAGTGCGCTTATGAAAATATCTGCCGCCGGGAAGTTGAACCTGATGTCGTTTTTGATGCTGTATCTTCTTTTATTGATAGTGGAGAGTGGCCCCGCATTGAAAACAGGGGAGTGCGTGCCTACCTTACCGGGCATGATGAAAGGGGGATGATTTCCCTGACTTCTCTTTCCGGTCATACACAAAGTGATCGGCATAAGTGGATTATTTTGCAGCGTGAACTTTACCGTCGTTTTCTTGACGGTGACGAACTTGTTGCAGCAGAACTTCCCAAAATGGAGTTCTCTCCTGATTTGCGGACCAGACTGCTCAGTGCGCTTAACAGCTGTCGGGATGTTCTCTTTTTACTGAGCAAACAGGTAGTGATCCTTCAGGTCGATCCTATTGAAGCCATGAAAATGAAGTTTTTAGCTAACCTGCAAAAAATACAGGATATATTGTCATCGTGTCCTGAGCTTTCAGTGCTTTCCTCCATGTGGATGATCGAATCCAGAACCCATGAAAGTATGGAAGGGGTTATGGATCAGTTGAATCGGTATATGGCATTGGTAGGAGCTATGTCTGCTTCTATTGAATAATATTGGCATGACTCTTGTATTAAATGGGGTGTACCGGACCAACCGGAAAAAATTACGTACCTAATTTAGGAGGAGAGTCATTATGATCGTTATTGATGGAACCAAAACTGATCTCGATATCAGAAGCTTTGAAAATCTTGAGCAGGTTTTTGACAAGGTGATGGAAGACGGCCACCTTGATGACCGCATTGTAACCGACGTTAAGGTTAACAATGAACCTTTCAGTGAAATTTACCCCAACCAGTCGGAAGATATTGAAACATCCGAAATCGACAGCCTTGAAATCATCAGCGCATCCGCTGTTGAAATGGCTACTGCCATTACTCTTGAACTTTATAAGGTTGTGAACATCATGGCCGGCGGCGGCAAGCAGGTTGCTGAACTTTTCAGACAGGCAGACGATGCTGAAGCCCTTGAACTCTATCAGGATCTTCTTGATGTTGTCAGGGATTTCCTTGGCATGGTCGGTAACCTGCGCGATCATTTTTCTATTAAACAGAGTGATGATTTCGAAAAGGTCGTGGAAGATTTTTCCGGTCTTTTCACTGAAATGACCGAAGTCCTTGAAAACGAGGACTGGATTTTACTGGCTGATTTGCTTGAATATGAATTCCTGCCTTCTGTTGAGAAATGGAAGACTGTTATCTCCATCATTCGTGAGGATCTCCGGGAGGTAGCCAAGAGGTAACTGCTATGGCCCAAACCTTGGAACTTCTGGATCAGGCTCTTGAAATCGGATATGAAGAGTTGAGATTTCTTGTGGCGGGCGAGGTGGACGATGCCTTTGATGCCGCAGAAAGGAGAGGTGTTCTCACCGATAAGGCTCTGGAAACGAAAGAGAGCGTGAGTCTGGATGAAATTCTGGAAAAGCTTAACAAGCTCAAGAACCTGCAGGGGCAGCTTACTGCGGAGGCCAAGAAACTCCATGCATCGTTGCGGCAGGACATAGGGCGGGTTAAGAAGGAAAGTACCCGCTTCAAGGGGTACGGCAGTGTCGCACGCGGCACCCCCTTGATTGCCAATCGCTATATTAACAAGGTTGGATAGATTGCAGGACGATACATAATACTGTCCTTCTGCGTAACCACGGTACAATTATCCCCCGCTGACTGAGTCGGCGGGGGATTTTTGGGTTATTGGGGAGTTGTTTTTATTTTATTTGACTCAGTCAACTAAATTAGTTGACTGAGTCAAATAAAATATGCAGGGTCATAGCTGAATTTACTAAATAAGCAGGTGATCAATATGACAGTCAAGCAGGATTATGTTGAAAGAGTTCGGAGTTTTAATAGATTTTATACTCAGGTTTTAGGTTTGCTGCACAGTAAGTTGCTCAAGTCCGAGTATTCTCTGGCAGAGGGGCGCGTTTTGTTTGAGCTGGGGCAGGTTGAAATGGCTGTAGCAAAGGATTTATCAAATGAGCTTATGCTTGACCCTGCATATCTAAGCAGGCTGCTGAGCAGATTTGAGAAAAAGGGATTGATCGTCAAAAAGAAATCTTCCGATGATTCGCGCAGACAATATGTTTCTCTTACATCTGCTGGAGAGGTTGAGCTTGCAAGATTGCAGGATTTGTCAAATTCTCAGATCAAGGAATCATTGAGCCATGCTGATTCTGAACAGCAGAAACAGCTTGTTGCGGCGATGGGGGATATTGAGAGAATTTTTAATTCCGGTAAGTCTTCACGGGAAACTCTGGTCATTCGCCCTCATAAATCTGGAGATATCGGGATTATCGCATATAAGCATGCCGCATTCTATTCGGAACGATATGGTTTTGATGTGACTTTTGACGCCTATGTCGCTTCTGCCCTGTCTGAATTCGTCCTGAATTATAATTCGGGAAAAGAGTATTTGTGGGTTGTGGAAGAAGGGACAACTCCGGTTGCGTTTATCGCGATTGTTATGGTTGATGATGAGGTTGCCCAATTGCGCTGGTTTTTAGTCGACCCGCACCTCAGGGGGAATGGTATAGGTAAGAAATTGCTTAGTGAGGCTGTGGAGTTTTGCAGGAGCAGGAATTATAAAAAAATAATCTTATGGACTGTCGAAAATCTTCAAGTTGCCCGGAAACTATATGGTCAGTTCGGTTTTGAAGTCAGTAAGACTAAAACTCATGAAATATGGGGACAGCATCTTACTGAGGAATTGTGGGAATTACAGCTGTAAGGCAGCCAAAAAAACAGGAGCTTGGTCTATAAACCAAACTCCTGTTTTTTTGGGCGAGGTTTTATTCTTCATTATTTCAGCGCCATCTTGGCCCAGTCAATATTCTGTTCATTTTCATCGCGCATCTTTCCGGTGCAGGTGAATTCAACACCTACCCGGCAGGTTTGACCGTCCATGTTTTCCATGGATCTAATTTTTCCCGCATACCAGTACGGCTTGAAAACTTTCTGCCGGAAATTGAACATAAAGATACTGATCAGCACGTCATCATCAATGTTGAATTTAGATTCCACAAGACCGGGAGACGCACCGACCCCGATACCTCCATTTGAAATGTTGATTACCTGATTGTCTTCGTGTCCGGTGGAGCGGGGGTCATATGAATTGACTGCTAGGTCCGGAATCCGGTCCGTAAATGTGGTGTCATCATTGTTCGGTTTGCCTAGCCAGAGCTTAACCCTGATGAACTGCTGGTCGATGACGCGTTTGCGTTTGTGGCGGCGTCTTTTGATTAGTGAAAATTTAACTGGAGGGCTCAGGACCATTCTGCCGCAGTTGCCGGTCTCGCATTCAATGGAGTCTATGGTTGACCTGAAGGAGTTTACCTTTCCGGCTGCGCTTTGTTCCGGAGGAAACATAAGTATCAGTTCTGCTGTAGGGCTGAGGCGCGAAATTCCGTTTTCCTCGATAATTTCGACACGCATATGGTCGGGCTTCACCGCAGTAAGAACACCCCGTCCAAGCACATTTTCATGCTCAGCGGCTGCGGCAATATCCATGATCGTTCCACTGTTTTGGAAAAATTGAACAAAATCTCTGGGGCCTTGGGGCTTCTGTTGCCTCTTGGGTTTGGGGCGTAGCAGTAGAAAAGCGAAAATAGCGGCCAGCAGTGCAAGCAGACCAGCTACCGAAAGAATCAGGTAAAGGGACTCCTGTGGCAGAGTGGTGAGAATTTTTTTGGCAGGAGCTATTACTTCTGCCTGAATCATATCGATGATGTATTGAAAATTAATTTTTTCCATTGTCAAATTTTCCATAGCGACTATTATTATGGTGTAAATATTTTTACCATCTATATATGTATGATCAGTGGCAGTTTAATGTCAATGTTACGTAATTGCTGGACTAAGAGGGATATTACGGCTAATCCTCTCCCTGACGTAGGGTTATTATTCCGGTGATTCTATCGGAAACCCATATAAAAGGACACCTTGTCCGCTTAGATTAACTACATTAAAAACAGGGCTGTTTTTAAATGCTCGAAAGAACTTTTTGTCATCTCAAGGGAATTGGAAGCACAACAGAAGCCAAAATCTGGCAGGCTGGAGCGAATAGCTGGAGCGACATTCTTGATGGAGTTGCCGCACCCCTTTCCGATGCAAAAATGGATGAATTGGAAAAAGGCTGCGGTGAATCGAAGCAGAAGCTTGAAGAGTATGATGCTAACTGGTTTGCTGACCGCCTTCCTGCTTCCGACCAGTGGCGGATGTATTCTCATTTCCGAGATAATGTGGCGTATATTGATATCGAAACTACCGGTACTGATGCTCATAGTTGCGATATTACCACCATCGCACTTTGGAACGGTAAAGAGATAAAAACTTATGTTCAGGGCAGGAATCTTTATGATTTCGAAGAAGAAATCGCCCGTTATCCGCTTATAGTCAGCTTTAACGGTAAATGTTTCGATGTGCCGTTCATTGAAAAATATTTCGGTATCAAGATTAAAGCCGCCCATATTGACCTGCGGTTTGTTTTCCGCTCTCTGGGGATTACCGGGGGCCTGAAAGGTATTGAGCGCTATTTTGGTATGGATCGCGGTGATGCTGCAGGGCTGGACGGTTATTTCGCTGTGCTGCTTTGGAATGAGTATGAGATGAACGGCGATGAGCGCGCCCTTGAAACACTTCTGGCCTACAACGTGCTGGATAGTGTGAATCTGGAAAATCTCATGATCAAAGGATATAACCTTCATATTGAGAGATTCTCCCAGCATGATCTTACTGCCATTGCCGAGAAGGCCGAACCATTGAACCCATTTAAAGCCCACCGTGAAGTTGTGGATAGAATCAGGGCTAAATATTCCGGGGAAGGATCGTTTCGCAGATTCTGAGTTATGCAATAGTCAGGTGTCATTTTTTGCCGCCTGAATGGAATGGTATTTTTTGCCTGCAAAGGCCGTTTTCAGCTTTGAAAACGGCCTTTTTTTATGCAGTGTTAAAATTAATTAGTTTAATAAAAAAAGGGTTTTTACATAAGTTTCTAGACTTTTTTTATATAGAGAAATTACCTTTCTTAACAAATGGGAACGGTCTGTGCATTCTTCGGTTGGGTAGGTAAAGCATGCCTCCATGATTCTAATATATGATGTTCGCAAGGAGTGTTGAAATGCAGGAACAAAGCACAGTTGAGATGGGTAATATTCACCATGCGCTAATTGATCCGGAAGAGATGGTTATTGATCCATCGTTATATACTGACAGCCCACTGCTGGATGACGTGGACCGCATGAGTGATCCTTCTGTCCGGATTTCTGATTCCATGATCATGGGAATGGTGCTCAAGTTTTTCTATTGCTATGTGCATAAGGGCGGTTTTGATAAACCTGTTCCCCTTGATGAAGTCAGTAAGCTGTGTGAAATGTTCAGTCGCCACCGCAGTCTCAATGAACCTAATGATGATATTGAGCTTATGAATTACCTGCGCCAGTGGTCTTTTTCCTTACGCATGCTTGCGGATATCACCAAGACCAGTCACATTATTCGTTCTATCGTGACTCAGAAAATATCTCCCAAGCTCTTTGAACAGGATGAGTATGTTGGTTTGGACATCGGAACCGGAACCGGAATTCTGCTCCTTGCCCAGCACATCCATGCCCGCCGCAACGGCTTCAAGAACATCACCCTGTACGGTATTGAGTACGATAAAATGGTGGGTCTGCAGAGCTACAAGATTTTCAAGGAACTCGGCATTGCTGAAATTATCCTCGGCGATGCCCGTGATGCGAAGAATTACGAACCCTTGATCAATAAGGTCGTAACTTTTGTCTCCAACGAGACCGTGGCAGCTATGCATCAGCCTTTGCGACGCGAACATTTTGTCTCGATTTGTAGAACATTGTTTCGCACTCTCGGCAAAAACATCAAGGATGCCGCTTTCTTCCCTGAAGGATTGATTGCTTTCTGTAAGGATATGAATGTATCTGTCCTGCTGGCTAAAAATACAGCCTTTCAGGGTCCCAGAGAATATCACGATATGAACTTGTTTCCGCAAGGCATCATAATCGAAGGAAATATTGTTCCACTCCATCAGCTGGGCGAGGAATTGTTGCCTTATCTTTCAGAATGGGCACAGCGCAGGCTGCCGCGCAGGTGGTAGATTCAGCTCTTTACACGACATCATAAATATATAATGATTCGCGCGCCTCGCAAGGGGCGCGCTTTTTTTTATTTTTAATTTTAATGGAGTCCTGTTTGAGTTTCGACCAGTTTAAATTTGACATGCGCCTTGTTTCGGGCATCCGTAGTGCCGGATACGAGGTTCCGACCCCTGTACAGTTAAAGGCTATTCCTGCCGTGCTTCAGGGGCGCGATGTCATGGGCTTGGCCCAGACCGGAACGGGCAAGACAGCTGCTTTTGCATTGCCAGTGCTGCAACGGTTGCTGGCTGCAGAAGCTGATAAGCGCGGTCCGGTGAGGGTTCTGGTTCTTTCGCCTACCCGAGAACTGGCCATGCAGACTCATGAGACATTCATAGAATTGGGACGGCAGACCGGAATCCGCAGCGCTGCTGTTTGTGGCGGTGCCGGGATCGGCAAGCAGGCCAAGGAAGTAAAGAAAGTCACTGTGGTCAATGCCACTCCCGGAAGGCTGCTCGATCTGTTGGAGCGTGAGGAAATCGACTTTTCCCATGTGGATACCCTGATCCTTGATGAAGCTGACCGTATGCTCGATATGGGGTTCATGGATGAAGTTGAAAAAGTGCTCGCGAAGTTGCCTGACGAGCGGCAGAATCTGATGTTCTCCGCTACCATGCCCGATGAAATCAACGATCTTTCCAAGAATATTTTGCATGATCCTGAAGTTGTACGGGTGGCAGTTACAGTCAGTGCGGACGGGGTCAGCCAATACAGCTGTCCGGTTCCCCTGCATTTGAAGCAGAGCTTTCTCAAAGTCCTGCTCAAGGAAATTGAGTTTAATCGGGTATTGGTCTTTGTCCGTACAAAACGTTGGGCCAGAAGACTTGCCCAGCGTCTGGCCAAGGGCGGTCTGGCTGCTGCGGATCTGCATGGTGATCTTTCCCAGAGCAAGCGTAACCGCACTCTTAATGGTTTCAAATTCGGTGATTTTACTGTGCTTGTCGCAACCGATCTTGCTGCGCGGGGCATTGATTGTTCCAATATTTCCCACGTGATAAATTACGATATGCCGGACAATGTGGAAATTTTTGTCCACCGTACCGGCAGGACCGGACGGGCTGATGCCAAGGGCACAGCTTATACTTTTGTTGCGGATGAAGATAAGGCACGGCTTGCCGAGATTGAAGAATCACTCGGTTACGGACTGGAACTTTTTTATCTGGATACCTTTAATTACAATGCTCCCAAGCCTGATTTCTCCGCGCCAGTTCCAGATAAAGATGTTCGCAAAAAGCGCAGTACCCAACATAAAAAGTAATAGTTTTATATCTTAAGGC contains:
- a CDS encoding helix-turn-helix domain-containing GNAT family N-acetyltransferase, with translation MTVKQDYVERVRSFNRFYTQVLGLLHSKLLKSEYSLAEGRVLFELGQVEMAVAKDLSNELMLDPAYLSRLLSRFEKKGLIVKKKSSDDSRRQYVSLTSAGEVELARLQDLSNSQIKESLSHADSEQQKQLVAAMGDIERIFNSGKSSRETLVIRPHKSGDIGIIAYKHAAFYSERYGFDVTFDAYVASALSEFVLNYNSGKEYLWVVEEGTTPVAFIAIVMVDDEVAQLRWFLVDPHLRGNGIGKKLLSEAVEFCRSRNYKKIILWTVENLQVARKLYGQFGFEVSKTKTHEIWGQHLTEELWELQL
- a CDS encoding PilZ domain-containing protein, with amino-acid sequence MEKINFQYIIDMIQAEVIAPAKKILTTLPQESLYLILSVAGLLALLAAIFAFLLLRPKPKRQQKPQGPRDFVQFFQNSGTIMDIAAAAEHENVLGRGVLTAVKPDHMRVEIIEENGISRLSPTAELILMFPPEQSAAGKVNSFRSTIDSIECETGNCGRMVLSPPVKFSLIKRRRHKRKRVIDQQFIRVKLWLGKPNNDDTTFTDRIPDLAVNSYDPRSTGHEDNQVINISNGGIGVGASPGLVESKFNIDDDVLISIFMFNFRQKVFKPYWYAGKIRSMENMDGQTCRVGVEFTCTGKMRDENEQNIDWAKMALK
- a CDS encoding ribonuclease H-like domain-containing protein, translated to MLERTFCHLKGIGSTTEAKIWQAGANSWSDILDGVAAPLSDAKMDELEKGCGESKQKLEEYDANWFADRLPASDQWRMYSHFRDNVAYIDIETTGTDAHSCDITTIALWNGKEIKTYVQGRNLYDFEEEIARYPLIVSFNGKCFDVPFIEKYFGIKIKAAHIDLRFVFRSLGITGGLKGIERYFGMDRGDAAGLDGYFAVLLWNEYEMNGDERALETLLAYNVLDSVNLENLMIKGYNLHIERFSQHDLTAIAEKAEPLNPFKAHREVVDRIRAKYSGEGSFRRF
- a CDS encoding class I SAM-dependent methyltransferase; the protein is MQEQSTVEMGNIHHALIDPEEMVIDPSLYTDSPLLDDVDRMSDPSVRISDSMIMGMVLKFFYCYVHKGGFDKPVPLDEVSKLCEMFSRHRSLNEPNDDIELMNYLRQWSFSLRMLADITKTSHIIRSIVTQKISPKLFEQDEYVGLDIGTGTGILLLAQHIHARRNGFKNITLYGIEYDKMVGLQSYKIFKELGIAEIILGDARDAKNYEPLINKVVTFVSNETVAAMHQPLRREHFVSICRTLFRTLGKNIKDAAFFPEGLIAFCKDMNVSVLLAKNTAFQGPREYHDMNLFPQGIIIEGNIVPLHQLGEELLPYLSEWAQRRLPRRW
- a CDS encoding DEAD/DEAH box helicase; translation: MSFDQFKFDMRLVSGIRSAGYEVPTPVQLKAIPAVLQGRDVMGLAQTGTGKTAAFALPVLQRLLAAEADKRGPVRVLVLSPTRELAMQTHETFIELGRQTGIRSAAVCGGAGIGKQAKEVKKVTVVNATPGRLLDLLEREEIDFSHVDTLILDEADRMLDMGFMDEVEKVLAKLPDERQNLMFSATMPDEINDLSKNILHDPEVVRVAVTVSADGVSQYSCPVPLHLKQSFLKVLLKEIEFNRVLVFVRTKRWARRLAQRLAKGGLAAADLHGDLSQSKRNRTLNGFKFGDFTVLVATDLAARGIDCSNISHVINYDMPDNVEIFVHRTGRTGRADAKGTAYTFVADEDKARLAEIEESLGYGLELFYLDTFNYNAPKPDFSAPVPDKDVRKKRSTQHKK